The Dioscorea cayenensis subsp. rotundata cultivar TDr96_F1 chromosome 19, TDr96_F1_v2_PseudoChromosome.rev07_lg8_w22 25.fasta, whole genome shotgun sequence genome includes a window with the following:
- the LOC120250220 gene encoding uncharacterized protein LOC120250220, with amino-acid sequence MASSALISTTTLSLPPKPLVPHLRSPHSSRFLWNNQPLRCRVFMALSAQPSSTPPLESSVGTGQEITSVDVVGQNDLLIVGPGVLGRMVAEQWQQEHPGCRIYGQTMTADHHDELMKAGINPSLRGSKFTHKLPNIIFCAPPSLTPDYPGDVRLAASNWSGEGCFLFTSSTALYDCSDNGICNENTPTVPLGRNPRTDILLKAEDVVLEVGDRGAHAFWLNKGTVESRPDHIINLIHYEDAALLAVAIMKKKLRSQVFLGCDNHPLSRQDLMDAVNQSGKFSKKFMGFTGSDGPLGKRMYNSKTRAEIGWQPKYPRFRQFLGLTD; translated from the exons ATGGCTTCTTCTGCCCTAATCTCCACAACGACGTTAAGCTTGCCTCCCAAACCCCTCGTTCCCCATCTCCGCTCCCCTCACTCTTCTCGCTTTCTATGGAATAACCAACCTCTTCGTTGCCGCGTCTTCATGGCACTCTCAGCCCAGCCCTCCTCCACTCCGCCTCTCG AGAGTTCTGTTGGCACAGGACAAGAAATAACATCAGTTGATGTTGTTGGGCAAAATGATTTATTGATAGTAGGTCCAGGTGTACTTGGTCGCATGGTTGCTGAACAATGGCAGCAG GAACATCCAGGTTGCCGAATATATGGGCAGACCATGACTGCAGACCATCATGATGAATTGATGAAAGCTGGCATTAACCCTTCACTTAGAGGCTCAAAGTTCACCCATAAATTGCCTAACATCATTTTTTGTGCTCCGCCGTCTCTTACACCGGATTACCCTGGTGATGTGAG ATTAGCAGCATCAAATTGGAGTGGTGAAGGTTGTTTCTTATTCACATCAAGCACTGCGCTTTATGATTGCAGTGATAATGGAATATGCAATGAG AATACTCCAACAGTGCCTCTTGGTAGAAATCCTCGGACAGATATCCTTCTCAAGGCAGAAGATGTAGTTCTGGAGGTTGGAG ATAGAGGTGCTCATGCTTTCTGGCTGAATAAAGGAACTGTTGAAAGTCGTCCTGATCATATAATCAATCTCATTCATTATGAG GATGCCGCATTGCTTGCAGTTGcaataatgaagaaaaaactCCGGAGTCAAGTTTTTCTGGGCTGTGATAATCACCCTTTATCCAG GCAAGATCTAATGGATGCTGTGAATCAAAGCGGCAAGTTTAGCAAGAAGTTCATGGGTTTTACAG GTTCTGATGGTCCACTGGGAAAGAGGATGTATAACTCGAAGACCCGTGCTGAAATCGGTTGGCAGCCCAAGTACCCTAGATTTCGTCAGTTCCTTGGATTAACAGATTGA
- the LOC120249746 gene encoding probable nucleolar protein 5-2 — MLVLFETPAGFALFKVLDEGKLSNVEDLWKDFATSESARQVVKLKAFSKFENTTEALSAATLLIDSKPSKGLRKFLRTHCDGETLAVADSKLGNAIKEKLKIDCLHNNAVMELMRGLRNQLTELISGLATQDLAPMSLGLSHSLSRYKLKFSPDKVDTMIIQAIGLLDDLDKELNTYAMRVREWYGWHFPELAKIVQDNIQYAKTVKLMGDRVNAADLDFSEVLSEEVEAELKEAAVISMGTEISDLDLANIRCLCDQVLALSEYRAQLYDYLRSRMNTIAPNLTALVGELVGARLIAHGGSLLNLAKQPGSTVQILGAEKALFRALKTKHATPKYGLIFHASLIGQAAPKLKGKISRSLAAKTALAIRYDALGENTDSSMGLENRAKLEARLRVLEGRELGRSAGSVKGKPKIEVYDKDRKKGAGALITPAKTYNTSADLLLGPAATPEQDGALSRKRKHEEVETESAKETTDASVDEDGKKEKKKKKKSKIEEANDNDATVEAAEPEKKKKKKKDEGSSAEFVNNDETTVPENDKEGPSTKEKKKKKRKNAETEEPSVNVEEQETETKSKKKEKKKKEKKGGE; from the exons ATGTTGGTGTTGTTCGAGACGCCGGCGGGGTTCGCCCTGTTCAAAGTGTTGGATGAGGGGAAGCTATCGAATGTTGAG GACTTGTGGAAGGACTTTGCTACCTCTGAATCAGCTAGACAG gttgtgaagctgaaagcttttagtaaatttgaaaatacaacAGAAGCTTTATCTGCGGCAACATTGTTGATTGATAGCAAGCCCAGCAAGGGTCTGCGTAAGTTTTTACGTACACATTGTGATGGTGAAACTTTAGCTGTGGCCGACTCAAAACTAGGAAATGCCATAAAAGAGAAACTG AAAATTGATTGTCTGCACAACAATGCGGTTATGGAGCTGATGAGGGGACTGAGAAATCAGTTGACAGAGCTTATATCAGGCCTGGCAACACAAGATTTGGCTCCAATGAGCTTGGGCTTGTCACACAGTTTGTCTAGGTACAAGCTGAAGTTTAGCCCTGATAAG GTGGATACAATGATTATTCAGGCCATTGGCTTGTTAGATGATCTTGACAAAGAGCTTAACACGTATGCAATGAGAGTTCGTGAATGGTATGGATGGCATTTTCCAGAACTTGCCAAAATAGTTCAGGATAACATCCAATATGCAAAAACAGTGAAGCTGATGGGAGATCGTGTTAATGCTGCTGATCTTGATTTCTCAGAG GTATTATCAGAAGAGGTTGAAGCTGAGCTGAAGGAGGCGGCAGTGATATCCATGGGAACTGAAATAAGTGATTTGGACTTGGCAAATATCAGGTGTCTCTGTGACCAAGTATTGGCTCTTTCAGAGTATAGGGCTCAGCTTTATGACTATCTAAGAAGCAGAATGAATACCATTGCACCAAATTTAACGGCCCTTGTTGGTGAGCTTGTTGGAGCACGACTAATTGCTCATGGTGGAAGCTTGTTGAATCTTGCAAAGCAGCCTGGTAGCACAGTTCAGATTCTTGGAGCAGAGAAG GCCCTTTTTAGAGCGCTGAAGACAAAGCATGCTACACCAAAATATGGGCTCATCTTCCATGCATCCTTGATAGGTCAAGCAGCTCCAAAACTCAAGGGGAAGATTTCTCGCTCTCTTGCTGCAAAGACTGCATTGGCCATTCGATATGACGCCCTTGGAGAAAACACAGATAGCTCTATGGGATTGGAAAATCGTGCCAAG CTTGAAGCCCGTCTAAGGGTTCTCGAGGGCAGGGAGCTTGGTCGTTCTGCTGGGTCAGTAAAAGGCAAACCCAAGATTGAAGTTTATGATAAAGACCGAAAGAAGGGTGCAGGGGCTTTAATCACGCCTGCCAAG ACTTACAACACCTCAGCTGATCTATTACTGGGGCCAGCCGCAACTCCTGAGCAGGATGGTGCACTCTCGAGGAAGAGAAAGCATGAGGAAGTAGAGACAGAGTCTGCTAAAGAAACAACAGATGCTTCTGTTGACGAGGATggcaaaaaggagaagaaaaagaaaaagaagagcaaaATAGAGGAAGCCAATGATAATGATGCCACTGTTGAAGCAGCAGAgccagagaagaagaagaaaaagaagaaggatgaaggTTCAAGCGCTGAGTTTGTGAATAATGATGAAACTACCGTGCCAGAGAATGATAAGGAGGGGCCAAGtacaaaagagaagaagaaaaagaagaggaagaatgcAGAGACAGAAGAGCCTAGTGTCAATGTTGAAGAACAAGAAACagaaacaaaaagcaagaagaaggaaaagaagaaaaaagagaagaaaggaggaGAGTAA
- the LOC120249371 gene encoding LOW QUALITY PROTEIN: double-stranded RNA-binding protein 2-like (The sequence of the model RefSeq protein was modified relative to this genomic sequence to represent the inferred CDS: inserted 2 bases in 1 codon) → MSENEGNEEQEQVVIARALASLCQAEENKQSSQTDRQHLRRKPASVRRESRSVFNASFHAKHYEGVAYPNLSPEVMMYQMWQQEQASLLTIPTPDISDPRLLPFFLSTFQPSQGQYFLRIEQDLINPAPCFSEWVHLSGFGGNSNGNQVNHQSDASVFHPEDACGTSKVQELREDNNTVGLSDAEGSSSFTSHLSSVKDSGECKKTQESQQSSLRKSKNESERITGTSAWQRQTGPNATQVVQQDAILSDPLYYISGVQRPQLMNSPGFPMRSPPPFVTLPVTPQNGFPLCSPGSKTGFLRHRSATLAPPVTIKTXPGCSARPRLVNPNFAAPAVRVRSVMPLRSTPPAQTSESSQVSNQANGSTSVVNSEFSKLKL, encoded by the exons atgTCTGAGAACGAAGgcaatgaagaacaagaacaggTTGTCATTGCTCGTGCACTTGCTAGCCTGTGTCAGGCTGAAGAAAACAAACAGTCTTCTCAAACTGACCGGCAGCATCTGCGACGAAAACCTGCTTCTGTTCGAAGAGAATCAAGGTCAGTATTCAATGCATCTTTCCATGCCAAACATTACGAAGGTGTGGCATACCCGAACCTTTCCCCTGAAGTGATGATGTACCAAATGTGGCAGCAAGAGCAAGCATCCTTGTTGACAATACCAACCCCGGATATCTCTGATCCCAGACTTCTTCCATTCTTCCTGTCCACCTTCCAACCAAGTCAGGGACAATACTTTCTGAGAATTGAGCAAGACCTCATCAATCCTGCACCTTGCTTCTCC GAATGGGTCCATCTTTCAGGTTTTGGAGGCAACTCCAATGGCAACCAAGTAAACCATCAATCAGATGCCTCAGTCTTTCATCCAGAAGATGCTTGTGGCACTTCAAAGGTCCAGGAGCTGCGTGAGGATAACAACACTGTTGGTCTAAGTGATGCAGAAGGGTCATCTAGTTTCACTTCTCATTTATCATCAGTGAAAGATTCAGGTGAATGCAAGAAGACCCAAGAGAGTCAGCAATCAAGcttaagaaaatcaaaaaatgaATCCGAGAGAATAACAGGGACATCTGCCTGGCAAAGACAGACCGGTCCCAACGCCACACAAGTTGTTCAACAAGATGCTATTCTGTCGGATCCCTTGTATTATATTTCAGGAGTTCAGCGTCCTCAATTGATGAATTCCCCAGGATTTCCCATGAGATCTCCACCTCCATTTGTCACACTTCCTGTGACACCTCAGAATGGATTTCCTCTATGCTCCCCTGGTTCGAAGACTGGATTCCTGAGACATCGGTCCGCGACATTGGCTCCTCCTGTGACCATAAAAAC GCCTGGGTGTTCAGCAAGACCCAGATTAGTAAACCCAAACTTCGCGGCCCCTGCAGTGCGAGTCCGATCAGTGATGCCACTCCGGTCAACTCCGCCAGCTCAAACATCAGAATCAAGCCAAGTGAGCAATCAGGCCAATGGAAGCACTTCAGTAGTGAACTCAGAGTTTAGTAAGCTCAAACTATGA